A genomic segment from Malus domestica chromosome 05, GDT2T_hap1 encodes:
- the LOC139196052 gene encoding secreted RxLR effector protein 161-like: MYAQVCTRPDIPFALSLLGRYQSNPGHAYWIVAKKVLRYLQKTKDYKLVYRRSDKLELLGYYDSDFAGCQDSLKSTSSYIFMMAGGAISWKSMKHKNVATSTMMAEYMACYEATSQAVWIGKFIEGMRVLHIVTNPLKIFCDSTAAIFYSKNNKRSSGTKHMHIKYKLVREKIKQGFIKISYIHTESMLADPLNKPLPIMSFKKHVENMGLISNLDMLS; the protein is encoded by the coding sequence ATGTATGCACAAGTATGCACAAGACCTGACATTCCTTTTGCATTAAGCTTGTTGGGGAGATATCAATCGAACCCTGGACATGCCTATTGGATTGTAGCAAAGAAGGTGCTCAGGTATTTGCAGAAAACCAAAGACTATAAACTGGTATACAGGAGAAGTGATAAGCTCGAGTTGCTTGGCTACTATGATTCAGATTTTGCGGGATGTCAAGACTCACTGAAATCTACCTCTAGCTACATTTTTATGATGGCAGGAGGAGCAATCTCGTGGAAAAGTATGAAACATAAAAATGTAGCTACCTCTACTATGATGGCTGAATATATGGCTTGTTACGAAGCAACTTCTCAAGCGGTTTGGATTGGAAAGTTTATAGAGGGTATGAGGGTCCTCCATATTGTCACAAATCCGTTGAAGATATTTTGTGACAGTACTGCTGCAATTTTCTACTCCAAGAACAACAAGAGATCTTCTGGGACTAAGCACATGCATATCAAGTATAAGTTGGTTAGGGAAAAGATTAAGCAAGGGTTCATAAAGATTAGCTATATACATACTGAATCAATGCTTGCGGATCCCTTGAACAAGCCACTTCCAATCATGTCTTTCAAGAAGCACGTAGAAAACATGGGATTGATCTCGAACTTAGATATGTTGAGTTAA
- the LOC139196053 gene encoding uncharacterized protein, with protein MTTFSTLLKLKDSDKFEWREEHRATFTQIKVALVTPPVLIPPRRDKPLKLYISAADESIGCLLVHDTDVITQTDVIQYMLTRPIVKGRIGKWTLALSEFSLQYVPQKAVKGQTLVDFLAQHPSPYGFGGNDVEIGMVGAHDNY; from the exons ATGACGACATTCTCTacacttttgaaacttaaggactcagaTAAATTTGAGTGGCGTGAAGAACATCGCGCGACTTTCACCCAAATCAAGGTTGCTCTTGTAACTCCGCCCGTCCTCATACCGCCTCGACGTGATAAACCCCTTAAGCTTTACATTTCAGCAGCCGACGAGTCCATCGGTTGCCTCCTCGTGCATGATACCGAT GTCATCACTCAGACGGATGTCATTCAATATATGCTTACTCGGCCAATAGTCAAAGGTCGAATCGGGAAATGGACACTGGCGCTATCTGAGTTTAGTCTGCAGTACGTCCCACAAAAAGCCGTCAAAGGACAAACACTTGTTGATTTCTTAGCCCAACACCCCTCTCCATATGGATTCGGGGGCAACGACGTTGAAATTGGAATGGTGGGAGCACATGACAATTATTAg